The uncultured Cohaesibacter sp. genome window below encodes:
- a CDS encoding DUF2849 domain-containing protein, translated as MFVITGNRLLDGGVVFLAPALAWVEDIQRARRYESDKSARDIVADLGEVVVSLDVIPVACDDEGVVQPLRLRERIRVGGPTVNPFADIHLERTFTGRAS; from the coding sequence ATGTTTGTGATAACCGGTAACCGACTGCTGGACGGCGGAGTGGTCTTTCTGGCTCCGGCTCTTGCCTGGGTAGAAGACATTCAGCGCGCGCGACGTTACGAGAGCGACAAGAGTGCGCGCGATATCGTGGCCGATCTGGGCGAAGTGGTTGTCAGTCTGGATGTCATTCCCGTCGCTTGCGACGACGAGGGCGTGGTTCAGCCGCTGCGTTTGCGTGAGCGGATCAGAGTGGGCGGTCCCACCGTAAACCCCTTTGCGGACATTCATCTCGAACGAACCTTTACCGGCAGAGCAAGCTGA
- a CDS encoding NAD(P)-dependent oxidoreductase — MISLRNEAHEPEVAQRRERIADLATLPVFFNLRGRKVVLAGESDGAAWKAELLAAAGAMVHVYSEEPGEELRQLLVDEHSGKRHYIWHRENWTPDCFKGALLAIGDIEEAEEAERFVASANAAGAVANIIDNLDHCQFQFGSIVNRSPVIISISTDGAAPILGQAIRRRIESLIPPVISDWARLAHRLRSDVLKRFRAGAERRRFWEAFVDLAFSGPSTIPAETIEDIIGTASFSNALSSGRVTFIDTWHGASDLLPMRAIRALHAADIIVYGDETSSEILELARREARRLSINDMATRLGEMDGDTAMLLAKLAGSGKHIVRLVSSLDHAGPSLAEEQRILSSQNVKTTLIPTIEKLPVDGS; from the coding sequence ATGATATCGCTGCGGAATGAAGCACATGAGCCGGAAGTGGCCCAACGCAGGGAACGTATCGCTGATCTTGCGACCTTGCCTGTCTTCTTCAATCTGAGAGGGCGCAAGGTCGTGCTGGCCGGTGAAAGTGACGGCGCAGCCTGGAAGGCCGAGCTGCTGGCAGCTGCGGGAGCTATGGTGCATGTCTATTCCGAAGAGCCCGGAGAGGAGCTGAGGCAGCTTCTTGTCGATGAGCATTCCGGCAAACGGCACTACATCTGGCATCGCGAGAATTGGACGCCCGACTGCTTCAAGGGGGCGTTGCTGGCCATTGGCGACATTGAGGAGGCTGAAGAAGCCGAACGGTTCGTAGCATCCGCCAATGCCGCCGGCGCTGTGGCCAACATCATCGACAATCTTGATCACTGTCAATTCCAGTTCGGGTCAATAGTCAACCGTTCCCCGGTAATCATCAGCATTTCGACCGACGGCGCGGCCCCCATTCTTGGTCAAGCCATTCGTCGACGCATTGAAAGCCTGATTCCGCCAGTCATCTCTGATTGGGCGAGGCTCGCCCACCGTTTGCGGTCCGATGTCTTGAAGCGATTTAGGGCGGGCGCAGAGCGACGACGTTTCTGGGAAGCCTTCGTTGATCTGGCCTTCTCGGGTCCTAGCACCATTCCAGCCGAGACGATCGAGGACATCATCGGCACGGCTTCCTTTTCCAATGCGTTGTCCTCCGGTCGAGTGACTTTCATTGACACCTGGCACGGTGCAAGCGACTTGTTGCCCATGCGTGCCATTCGTGCCCTGCATGCTGCGGACATCATCGTCTATGGTGATGAAACAAGTTCCGAAATTCTCGAGCTGGCACGTCGCGAGGCCCGCCGTTTGTCGATCAATGACATGGCGACAAGGCTTGGCGAGATGGATGGCGACACTGCTATGCTGCTGGCAAAACTTGCGGGCTCCGGCAAGCATATCGTGCGCCTAGTGTCCTCCCTCGATCATGCCGGCCCAAGCCTTGCAGAGGAACAAAGAATCCTTTCAAGCCAGAATGTCAAGACGACACTCATTCCGACGATTGAGAAGCTGCCTGTTGACGGTTCGTGA
- a CDS encoding NAD(P)/FAD-dependent oxidoreductase — protein sequence MRRKILVAFERAELAKTPEEMARELTFVVVGAGPTGVELAGAIAELAHVTMCEDFRRIESKSARVILIEAGPRILAAFPEDLSAKAEASLIKLGVEVRTGAMVEDITDSYVVASGQTIPTATTIWAAGVQIEGVGSWLGVETDRAGRVPVGDDLSVAGHPDISVIGDAAQVKWGDGKFVPGIAPAAKQEGKYVAKRIAALVAGKTFTEPFRYKHLGNLATIGRNSAVIDFGKFKLSGGLAWWMWGFVHIYFLIGVKRPLFVAINWFFSYVFHTKGARLITGLEQLRRQGKI from the coding sequence GTGCGCCGCAAGATTCTTGTGGCCTTCGAGCGCGCCGAGTTGGCCAAAACACCAGAAGAAATGGCACGCGAACTGACCTTTGTTGTGGTTGGTGCAGGGCCTACGGGGGTGGAACTTGCTGGTGCCATTGCCGAGCTCGCCCATGTGACGATGTGCGAGGACTTCCGTCGCATCGAATCCAAGAGTGCCCGGGTGATCTTGATCGAAGCGGGCCCGCGAATTCTGGCGGCGTTCCCCGAAGATCTGTCCGCCAAGGCAGAAGCCTCTCTGATCAAGCTGGGAGTCGAGGTGCGGACGGGAGCCATGGTGGAAGACATCACCGACAGCTATGTGGTGGCCAGCGGCCAAACCATCCCGACGGCCACAACCATCTGGGCGGCTGGTGTTCAGATTGAAGGAGTCGGCTCGTGGTTAGGAGTGGAAACAGACCGCGCCGGACGTGTACCGGTTGGTGACGACCTCTCAGTCGCCGGCCATCCCGATATTTCGGTGATCGGTGATGCTGCGCAGGTGAAATGGGGCGACGGCAAGTTTGTTCCGGGTATCGCACCTGCGGCCAAGCAAGAAGGCAAGTATGTTGCCAAACGCATCGCCGCGCTGGTCGCTGGCAAAACCTTCACCGAGCCATTCCGCTACAAGCATCTTGGCAACCTTGCCACCATCGGCCGCAACTCTGCAGTCATCGATTTTGGCAAGTTCAAGCTGAGTGGCGGGCTTGCTTGGTGGATGTGGGGCTTTGTCCATATCTACTTCCTCATTGGCGTGAAACGACCACTGTTTGTCGCCATCAACTGGTTCTTCAGCTACGTGTTCCACACCAAGGGTGCGCGCCTTATCACCGGACTGGAGCAATTGCGCCGTCAGGGCAAAATCTGA
- a CDS encoding transposase, translating into MNSRFDQDRSFAVLTSRPVGTRRKRRDWSDEEKARLISETLLPGSKVSVIARTAGLDPSQLHGWRRKALASGLVRALPTAGSDEIEFARVETSLNTSVEIIIRDSVVRVSSEINPDQLTMILRAVREVC; encoded by the coding sequence ATGAATAGCAGATTTGATCAGGATCGGTCTTTTGCCGTCCTGACGTCGAGACCAGTTGGAACGAGGCGCAAGCGGCGGGATTGGTCGGACGAGGAGAAGGCGCGATTGATTTCGGAGACACTGTTGCCCGGATCGAAAGTTTCGGTGATCGCGCGCACAGCGGGACTGGATCCCTCGCAGCTACACGGTTGGCGTCGGAAGGCTCTTGCCTCTGGGCTTGTGCGAGCTTTGCCAACGGCAGGGAGCGATGAGATAGAATTCGCCCGAGTTGAGACGAGCCTGAATACGAGTGTTGAGATCATTATCCGCGATAGCGTTGTACGCGTCTCCAGCGAGATCAATCCGGATCAACTGACCATGATACTGAGAGCGGTGCGTGAGGTATGTTAG
- a CDS encoding mechanosensitive ion channel domain-containing protein translates to MNSCKFPHWPGYLASLLVLSTTLLWLSSALASEPAAVADTSAFTSGTLSLLNFFIENATLAGDRLIVLPTAIGELPSDVSLFIDRLSANGFSLQATLLQAAIWLSIGALVEHLFRRVANQFRIGSKASHFGTILIRSILDLAGILIFAIIGGWSLLMSTKSDPVAQTIIFIYLTALLSTRLIAMLLRIPLAPYVPELRVVDLDDNKAHYLYRDIVSIAALAFFFTASLLLLKNGGLREGALLIFALSSRALVAIMVIAACFRNKTSIASILGKDPTGRLRSAAWRSFATVWHWFAIIYVSMSWFVTTILLLLGHSEAGLDAIFTIIVLMGLIVVCLVIDDWAAHADNRDRDRLIEAPDSQPPSAFGTQNSFPQFFSTLGQTVATLVAIFIIIRLWSGPWNGFYDPRATRFALALVQFIATLMIAYVLWHLVVISSNRILLRAASPREEASGLKAVQRDRIATLLPFIRSVMLVTIATIATLIGLSSIGVNVVPLLAGAGVIGLAFGMGSQALVKDIVSGVFFLIDDAFRVGEMIDVGVVKGTVERAGVRSLQIRHYLGALHTVPFGEIHTIANHSRQWIAAELEFRIPIDTDMDLIKESFSALSDRLLSDAEHGQRFLAPINYCGVVKIEENTMIIRLIYECLPGEQYTLRHVVQDNVRKMLRSIGVPFAVREFRMLGSSDGK, encoded by the coding sequence ATGAACTCATGCAAGTTTCCCCATTGGCCCGGATATCTGGCCAGTCTGCTGGTGTTGAGCACCACATTGCTCTGGCTCTCTTCGGCCTTGGCTTCGGAGCCTGCTGCTGTCGCTGACACCAGCGCGTTTACATCCGGAACCCTTTCCCTGCTTAATTTCTTCATCGAGAATGCAACGCTCGCTGGCGATCGGCTGATAGTGCTTCCAACCGCGATTGGCGAGCTACCAAGCGATGTTTCACTTTTCATCGATCGCCTTTCCGCAAATGGTTTCAGCTTGCAGGCGACCTTGCTGCAGGCGGCAATCTGGCTTTCGATCGGCGCTCTGGTCGAACACCTCTTCAGGCGGGTTGCCAATCAATTCAGGATTGGCTCCAAGGCGAGCCACTTCGGCACCATCCTCATCCGCTCCATTCTTGATCTGGCGGGTATTCTGATTTTCGCGATTATCGGAGGATGGTCATTGTTGATGAGCACCAAATCCGACCCGGTCGCCCAGACCATAATCTTCATCTATCTGACAGCGTTGTTGTCGACACGGTTGATTGCGATGCTGCTCAGGATCCCGCTTGCCCCATATGTACCGGAGTTGCGTGTCGTTGATCTTGATGACAACAAGGCTCACTACCTCTACCGGGATATCGTGTCCATCGCCGCGCTCGCCTTCTTTTTCACCGCCAGTCTGTTGTTGCTCAAAAATGGCGGGCTCAGAGAAGGCGCATTGCTGATCTTTGCCCTCTCGTCCCGCGCACTGGTCGCCATCATGGTGATTGCCGCCTGCTTCAGAAACAAGACGTCCATTGCCAGCATTCTGGGCAAGGACCCTACGGGACGTTTGCGAAGTGCCGCATGGCGGTCTTTTGCGACCGTATGGCACTGGTTCGCAATCATCTATGTCTCCATGTCGTGGTTTGTCACAACGATCCTGTTGTTGCTTGGCCACTCTGAAGCTGGACTCGATGCCATCTTTACCATCATCGTGCTGATGGGGCTGATTGTGGTTTGTCTGGTGATTGATGATTGGGCTGCTCATGCCGATAACCGGGACAGAGACAGACTGATCGAGGCACCTGACAGCCAACCACCTTCGGCCTTTGGAACACAGAACAGCTTTCCGCAATTCTTCTCGACACTTGGTCAGACTGTTGCAACGCTGGTGGCCATTTTCATCATCATCCGACTTTGGAGTGGCCCCTGGAACGGGTTCTATGACCCTAGGGCAACCCGATTTGCATTGGCACTGGTCCAATTCATTGCAACGCTCATGATTGCCTACGTGCTGTGGCATTTGGTGGTTATCAGCTCTAACCGGATTTTGTTGCGAGCGGCGTCTCCGAGAGAAGAAGCGAGTGGCCTCAAGGCTGTTCAGCGCGATCGTATTGCGACGCTTCTGCCCTTCATCCGCAGTGTCATGCTCGTAACGATCGCAACAATCGCCACCCTGATTGGCCTGTCCTCAATTGGTGTCAATGTTGTCCCGTTGCTGGCGGGTGCCGGCGTTATCGGGCTGGCATTTGGCATGGGCAGTCAGGCCCTTGTCAAAGACATTGTCTCTGGCGTCTTTTTCCTGATCGATGATGCTTTCCGGGTTGGTGAAATGATCGATGTCGGGGTTGTGAAGGGAACTGTCGAAAGGGCCGGTGTCCGCTCTCTTCAAATCCGCCATTATCTGGGTGCGTTGCACACGGTTCCCTTTGGCGAAATCCATACGATTGCCAACCATTCCCGCCAATGGATCGCCGCGGAACTGGAATTCAGGATCCCGATAGACACGGACATGGATCTGATCAAGGAGAGTTTCTCTGCGTTGAGTGACAGGCTGCTGTCCGATGCGGAGCACGGCCAACGCTTTCTTGCTCCCATCAACTATTGTGGCGTCGTCAAAATTGAAGAAAACACGATGATAATCCGGTTGATTTATGAATGTCTCCCGGGTGAGCAATACACATTGCGCCATGTCGTGCAGGATAACGTCCGCAAAATGCTTCGATCCATAGGGGTGCCGTTTGCTGTTCGTGAGTTCCGCATGCTCGGTAGCTCGGATGGCAAATGA
- a CDS encoding alpha/beta hydrolase — MQLQTATGDEEKIAMIVQTLEAIKDPEQVEPQFLFDLYMDLADLYEKQQNDRKAVEVLAVATDFAAKKRDVLQENLAALYRRLAILMEKTGNARKAFSAYEQELAERKAGVQFGPEVARVLEDLARLSKARGLKSKASQYEEAAKAEQKASQPAEAASTRSDGQGGYHEVEVYYATDRAETEAKDLDNYYGYDRGELQYGVVTVSVPEIHVAGAVEAPSIWKLEFSADPSKHVMVQKIEPKDAGSYFERMHKEFTDKGKKEAFVFVHGYNVTFDGAARRAAQLAYDMNYSGVPILYSWPSAGKTTRYIGDTAVVRLSGRRLAGFLEDLKEKSGATTIHIVAHSMGNRALTDALELVALRNQDKIKQGPLFGQVFFAAPDVDAGLFVEMAKTIRPVARRLTLYTSEEDWALKTSQELHGSAMRAGQGGSDQAVSSNFDTVDMTGLGSDMLSHSYFADDSSAITDMMSLIWRNADPEKRCGLVRQTRSQNGTAAWKYTHSDCAGRDFLAILANLRQLQNPTLADVRAFLSNHVADPELSKSYETELLNLLQ, encoded by the coding sequence ATGCAATTGCAAACGGCCACAGGTGACGAAGAGAAAATCGCCATGATCGTGCAAACGCTGGAGGCGATCAAAGATCCCGAACAGGTGGAACCCCAATTCCTTTTCGACCTCTACATGGATCTGGCTGATCTTTACGAGAAGCAGCAGAACGACAGAAAAGCAGTCGAAGTGCTTGCCGTGGCGACCGATTTCGCCGCGAAGAAGCGCGACGTCCTGCAGGAAAATCTGGCGGCCCTTTATCGTCGTTTGGCAATACTCATGGAGAAAACCGGCAACGCCCGCAAGGCCTTCAGTGCCTATGAGCAGGAACTCGCCGAGCGCAAGGCCGGGGTTCAGTTCGGGCCGGAAGTCGCTCGTGTTCTGGAGGATCTGGCGCGGCTGTCGAAAGCTCGGGGTCTCAAGAGCAAGGCGAGCCAGTATGAAGAGGCCGCAAAGGCCGAACAAAAGGCAAGTCAACCGGCTGAAGCTGCGTCCACCCGTTCCGACGGCCAAGGCGGCTATCACGAGGTCGAGGTCTATTATGCAACCGACCGGGCGGAAACCGAGGCAAAGGATCTCGACAATTACTACGGCTATGATCGCGGCGAACTGCAGTATGGCGTGGTTACGGTCAGTGTACCGGAAATTCATGTCGCCGGGGCCGTGGAAGCACCATCGATCTGGAAGCTGGAATTCAGCGCCGATCCAAGCAAACACGTGATGGTTCAGAAGATCGAGCCAAAGGATGCAGGCAGCTACTTCGAACGGATGCACAAGGAATTCACCGACAAGGGCAAGAAAGAAGCCTTTGTCTTTGTTCATGGGTACAACGTGACCTTCGATGGAGCCGCCAGACGGGCAGCACAGCTGGCCTACGACATGAACTACAGCGGCGTTCCCATCCTTTATTCCTGGCCGTCTGCTGGCAAGACCACGCGTTATATCGGGGATACCGCCGTGGTGCGCTTGAGTGGTCGTCGATTGGCCGGTTTTCTTGAAGACTTGAAAGAAAAGTCAGGTGCGACGACCATTCATATCGTTGCCCATTCGATGGGGAACCGGGCCCTGACGGATGCCTTGGAATTGGTTGCCCTGCGTAATCAAGACAAGATCAAACAAGGTCCGCTCTTCGGACAGGTGTTTTTTGCCGCGCCGGACGTGGACGCTGGACTGTTTGTCGAGATGGCAAAGACCATCCGCCCGGTTGCCCGGCGCCTGACGCTTTATACTTCGGAAGAGGACTGGGCGCTGAAAACCTCGCAGGAACTGCACGGTAGTGCCATGCGAGCCGGGCAGGGTGGCAGCGATCAGGCCGTATCCTCCAATTTCGATACCGTCGACATGACCGGGCTGGGGTCGGACATGCTTTCGCACTCCTATTTTGCAGATGACAGCTCGGCAATTACTGACATGATGTCGCTTATCTGGCGCAATGCTGATCCGGAAAAGCGATGCGGGCTGGTCAGGCAAACCCGATCTCAGAATGGTACCGCCGCATGGAAATACACCCACAGTGACTGTGCCGGCCGTGATTTTCTGGCCATTCTGGCCAATTTGCGACAGCTACAAAATCCGACACTCGCCGATGTTCGGGCCTTTCTGAGCAACCATGTTGCGGACCCGGAGTTGAGCAAATCCTACGAAACCGAATTGCTCAACCTGCTGCAATAG
- a CDS encoding FAD-dependent oxidoreductase has protein sequence MSEETRRPKVVIIGAGFGGLSLAKSLNNAPVDIEIIDKRNYHLFQPLLYQVAMADLSPADIAWPIRSIFSKQKNVTVTLSKVQDIDTERRSVICDNCEVSYDHLVIASGSNHSYFGKDQWSENAPGLKQIVDAT, from the coding sequence ATGTCGGAAGAAACCAGGCGCCCGAAAGTGGTTATCATTGGTGCTGGCTTTGGTGGCTTGTCGCTGGCCAAGTCGCTCAATAACGCACCCGTTGATATCGAGATCATCGACAAGCGCAATTACCACCTATTCCAGCCGCTTCTCTATCAAGTAGCCATGGCCGATCTGTCGCCAGCTGATATCGCCTGGCCAATCCGCTCCATCTTCTCCAAGCAGAAAAACGTTACCGTGACCCTGTCCAAGGTGCAGGACATCGACACAGAGCGGCGCAGCGTCATTTGCGACAATTGCGAAGTTTCCTACGATCATCTGGTTATTGCCAGCGGTTCCAACCATTCCTATTTCGGCAAAGACCAGTGGTCGGAAAATGCCCCCGGTCTGAAGCAGATTGTCGATGCAACGTAA
- a CDS encoding caspase family protein has protein sequence MLFRTVLLLLTILPGICPSASAETRALLIGASDYDNSFGIPDLKGPVNDIHLIMDMLKERGINDVRVLLDEEPDSGKPTKNNIMSAFARLEEESKAGDLVYIHMSGHGSRQPDQNGDETDGFDEIFLPSDVKKTPQGAQTVPNALVDDEIGDAIDKIRDKGASVWLVMDSCHSGGGMRDASNYSASRNVDPGILGLQTVAAASAIGNEPSDDIASSPDKEGRGGILAFYAARSSEVAKEIDLSEGNAKDNSGWFGLFSSTLVKKLEQNPNLTYRQLFQSVLSDINNNASLGVAKLQTPSWEGSMIDNLVLGTRTGSARQTFLVKGDEIEAGLVQGLQVGTLVGLIGSDLSSKDYLGFAQVEEVETSLAYLRPVAKDCEPDTEALCEWTGDIEENARFAQVIAQPRDQVIKFSPIFDLQSGEPLKGHEWLEDMLKTELDKTSSQVGISAQQSNEAYDVQILRDKDVLWFGPQASIGRKPVGLPFKIGDHADEAIAGKLSSILARIIRAEYFAKSMSTLVSEDTVQDDAPVKIAARVASSRSEDLVPSDSRNYSPQKECRGALRKMDMKSTSDLDAGQDLKQCDYLEFDAKGTSEDAMDVNRIHIDPKYCIHTTYELVEGTAKSKPLGDPMVICSDCPAPARYSAGYERVFVIASKTQDNKESLNLTGLVENCFDDDQAGPSRSVLDRSRDLQSGLGAIMQKATNSRSAMSFSSAVSDVWVDKFQWRTVPKEFVLRE, from the coding sequence TTGCTGTTCCGAACCGTGCTTCTTTTGCTGACCATTTTGCCGGGTATTTGCCCAAGCGCAAGCGCTGAGACCAGAGCGCTTCTGATCGGTGCGTCGGATTACGACAACAGTTTCGGCATTCCAGACCTGAAAGGTCCGGTCAATGACATCCACTTGATCATGGACATGCTGAAAGAGCGTGGAATCAACGATGTACGAGTGTTGCTCGATGAAGAGCCTGACAGCGGCAAGCCTACCAAAAACAACATCATGTCCGCCTTTGCCAGACTGGAAGAGGAAAGCAAAGCGGGAGACCTTGTCTACATTCATATGAGCGGTCATGGATCGCGCCAACCCGATCAGAATGGCGATGAAACGGACGGTTTTGATGAAATATTCCTTCCCTCGGATGTAAAGAAGACGCCACAAGGAGCCCAAACCGTTCCCAACGCACTGGTCGATGACGAGATCGGCGATGCCATTGACAAAATCCGGGACAAAGGAGCCTCGGTCTGGCTCGTAATGGACAGTTGCCATTCCGGTGGCGGGATGCGCGATGCATCGAACTACTCCGCAAGCCGCAACGTGGATCCGGGCATATTGGGACTTCAAACAGTTGCAGCCGCATCGGCAATTGGCAATGAACCTTCAGACGACATTGCATCTTCACCGGACAAGGAAGGTCGAGGCGGAATTCTGGCCTTTTATGCCGCCCGATCATCTGAGGTGGCAAAAGAAATCGACTTGAGTGAAGGGAACGCCAAGGACAACAGTGGCTGGTTTGGACTGTTCTCTTCGACGCTCGTCAAGAAGCTCGAACAAAATCCCAATCTGACCTATCGCCAGCTTTTTCAGTCCGTGTTGAGTGACATCAACAACAACGCAAGTCTGGGCGTCGCCAAATTGCAGACCCCTTCTTGGGAGGGCTCAATGATTGACAATCTGGTGCTCGGAACTCGGACAGGCTCGGCACGCCAGACGTTTCTGGTCAAGGGCGACGAAATCGAGGCGGGCCTGGTCCAGGGATTGCAAGTCGGCACTCTGGTTGGTCTCATCGGGTCAGACCTCAGCAGCAAGGACTATCTTGGCTTTGCTCAAGTGGAAGAAGTGGAAACAAGCCTCGCCTATTTGCGTCCGGTTGCCAAGGATTGCGAACCAGATACCGAGGCCTTGTGTGAATGGACAGGCGACATTGAAGAGAATGCCCGTTTCGCGCAGGTCATCGCTCAGCCGCGTGATCAGGTCATCAAATTCTCGCCGATTTTCGACTTGCAGAGTGGAGAGCCATTAAAGGGCCATGAGTGGCTCGAAGACATGCTGAAGACCGAACTCGACAAAACATCCAGCCAAGTCGGCATTTCCGCTCAACAATCAAACGAAGCCTACGACGTGCAAATCCTTAGGGACAAAGATGTCTTGTGGTTCGGTCCACAAGCCAGCATTGGCAGAAAGCCGGTCGGATTGCCGTTCAAGATTGGCGATCATGCCGACGAGGCCATCGCCGGGAAACTGTCTTCCATCCTCGCACGCATCATTCGTGCCGAGTATTTTGCAAAATCGATGAGCACTCTTGTTTCCGAAGATACCGTGCAGGATGATGCTCCGGTCAAAATCGCCGCTCGCGTCGCATCGAGCCGATCAGAAGATCTTGTCCCCTCGGACTCACGCAATTACTCTCCCCAAAAGGAATGTCGAGGCGCCTTGCGCAAGATGGACATGAAGTCGACGAGTGATCTTGATGCTGGACAGGATCTCAAGCAGTGCGACTATCTCGAATTTGATGCCAAGGGCACTTCCGAAGATGCAATGGACGTCAATCGCATTCATATCGATCCCAAATATTGCATCCACACCACCTATGAACTGGTTGAAGGAACCGCCAAAAGCAAGCCGTTGGGTGACCCGATGGTCATTTGCTCCGATTGTCCGGCGCCCGCCCGCTATTCTGCTGGCTACGAACGCGTTTTTGTCATTGCGAGCAAAACACAGGACAACAAGGAGAGTCTGAACCTGACGGGCCTTGTCGAGAATTGCTTTGACGATGATCAAGCCGGCCCTTCCCGCTCGGTTCTGGACCGTTCCCGCGATTTGCAATCGGGGTTGGGTGCAATCATGCAAAAGGCTACCAATTCCCGATCTGCAATGAGTTTCAGCAGTGCGGTTTCTGATGTCTGGGTCGATAAATTCCAATGGCGCACAGTGCCAAAGGAATTCGTATTGCGGGAGTAA
- a CDS encoding IS66 family transposase, which translates to MDMPLNDLPDDVYALKAMVLALTRTRAEESVRLKAAEEEIARLAVIEKKANERIANLTQIVNVLQRAQHGKRSERLRPGGLEGINDEQIAFAFENVETGLSAVQSELDHAAREKPKRAPRRRKGFAAHLERVEEIIEPEIPSGYEGMEKVLIGEDRSERLDIIPPKFRVIVTRRPKYAFRGHDGVAQALAPAHIIASGLPTERLLAFIAVSKYADGLPLYRQEAIYLRDGVEISRSLMAQWMGHLGFELQMLSDYVLERIKQGERVFADETTLPTLAPGSGKTTKAWLWAYARDDRPYGGSSPPMVAYRFEDGRGTECVARHLSGYTGILQVDGYTAYSSLAKNRAKAGSNETIQLAGCWSHVRRKFYELHTSGVSHAATDTVMAMAGLWKIEDEARGRTARARAMLRQEKSASIVADLFTLWEKELGKVSGKSKTAEAIRYALARRETLERFLADGRIEIDSNIVERAIRPQTITRKNSLFAGSDGGGRTWATIATLLQTAKMNNVDPLDWLSQTLERIAHAWPASDIDALMPWNFKANDIS; encoded by the coding sequence ATGGATATGCCCCTGAACGACTTGCCGGATGATGTATATGCTCTCAAAGCGATGGTCCTCGCTTTGACGCGTACGCGTGCGGAAGAGAGCGTTCGTTTGAAGGCCGCCGAGGAGGAAATTGCCCGTCTTGCGGTGATCGAAAAGAAAGCCAATGAGCGGATTGCCAATCTGACGCAGATCGTGAACGTCTTGCAACGCGCGCAACATGGCAAGCGCTCAGAGAGGCTGCGCCCTGGAGGTCTTGAGGGCATCAACGACGAGCAGATCGCGTTTGCCTTCGAAAATGTTGAGACCGGCCTTTCTGCCGTCCAAAGCGAACTTGATCATGCCGCCAGGGAGAAGCCCAAACGGGCTCCTCGTCGGCGTAAAGGCTTTGCTGCCCATCTTGAGCGTGTTGAGGAAATCATAGAGCCTGAAATCCCATCTGGCTATGAGGGTATGGAAAAGGTCCTGATCGGTGAAGACCGCTCTGAGCGGCTGGATATCATTCCGCCGAAGTTCAGGGTCATTGTCACCCGTCGCCCCAAATATGCCTTTCGAGGCCATGACGGGGTGGCGCAGGCTTTGGCCCCGGCACACATCATTGCATCCGGTTTGCCGACGGAGCGGTTGCTCGCCTTTATCGCGGTCTCGAAATATGCCGACGGTCTTCCGCTTTACCGCCAGGAAGCTATCTATCTGCGCGATGGGGTTGAGATCAGTCGATCCTTGATGGCCCAATGGATGGGGCATCTGGGATTTGAATTGCAAATGCTGTCAGACTACGTCCTGGAACGGATCAAGCAGGGTGAGCGGGTCTTTGCCGACGAGACAACCTTGCCCACCCTGGCTCCCGGATCGGGGAAAACGACCAAGGCCTGGTTATGGGCCTATGCGCGCGATGATCGGCCCTATGGTGGCTCAAGCCCGCCTATGGTGGCTTATCGCTTTGAAGACGGCAGGGGTACTGAATGTGTGGCGCGTCATCTTTCCGGCTATACCGGCATCCTACAGGTGGATGGATACACAGCCTATAGCAGTCTGGCCAAGAACCGGGCAAAGGCTGGCAGCAACGAAACGATCCAGCTAGCAGGTTGTTGGTCCCACGTCAGGCGCAAGTTTTATGAATTGCACACCAGCGGCGTCTCTCATGCAGCCACAGACACCGTCATGGCCATGGCCGGGCTATGGAAAATAGAGGATGAGGCTCGCGGCCGAACTGCACGAGCTCGCGCGATGCTTCGTCAGGAGAAGTCTGCATCGATCGTCGCGGATCTCTTCACTCTCTGGGAAAAGGAACTGGGAAAGGTCTCGGGCAAGTCCAAGACCGCTGAGGCAATCCGCTATGCGCTCGCGCGCCGCGAGACGTTGGAACGCTTCCTGGCAGACGGCCGTATCGAAATCGACTCCAACATCGTCGAACGCGCCATTAGGCCCCAGACCATCACAAGGAAGAATAGTCTATTCGCCGGAAGCGATGGCGGAGGTAGAACATGGGCTACGATAGCAACGCTTCTGCAGACCGCAAAAATGAACAACGTCGATCCCCTCGACTGGCTATCCCAAACCCTCGAGAGGATCGCCCATGCCTGGCCTGCCTCCGATATCGACGCTCTTATGCCTTGGAACTTCAAAGCTAACGACATCAGCTAA